A stretch of Gorilla gorilla gorilla isolate KB3781 chromosome 9, NHGRI_mGorGor1-v2.1_pri, whole genome shotgun sequence DNA encodes these proteins:
- the SELENOH gene encoding selenoprotein H, whose protein sequence is MDGSVRRFPHLPAPCLQSGCAPRSASRPRGCCGQAFPSLERGFRCTSGASGLRSSLPSFRSVVASPPPTHQSRCILGRAPGAMAPRGRKRKAEAAVVAVAEKREKLANGGEGMEEATVVIEHCTSURVYGRNAAALSQALRLEAPELPVKVNPTKPRRGSFEVTLLRPDGSSAELWTGIKKGPPRKLKFPEPQEVVEELKKYLS, encoded by the exons ATGGATGGTTCCGTCAGGCGCTTCCCGCACCTCCCCGCTCCCTGCTTGCAAAGTGGTTGTGCCCCAAGGTCCGCCTCCAGGCCACGTGGGTGCTGCGGCCAAGCTTTCCCTTCCTTGGAGAGAGGTTTCCGCTGTACGAGCGGAGCTTCCGGGCTGCGCTCCTCGCTGCCCAGTTTCCGCTCAGTGGTCGCGTCTCCGCCCCCCACCCACCAGTCCCGCTGCATTCTCGGCCGGGCTCCAGGCGCCATGGCTCCTCGCGGGAGGAAGCGTAAGGCTGAGGCCGCGGTGGTCGCCGTAGCCGAGAAGCGAGAGAAGCTGGCGAACGGCGGGGAAGGAATGGAGGAGGCGACCGTTGTTATCGAGCATTG CACTAGCTGACGCGTCTATGGGCGCAACGCCGCGGCCCTGAGCCAGGCGCTGCGCCTGGAGGCCCCAGAGCTTCCAGTAAAGGTGAACCCGACGAAGCCCCGGAGGGGCAGCTTCGAGGTGACGCTGCTGCGCCCGGACGGCAGCA GTGCGGAGCTCTGGACTGGGATTAAGAAGGGGCCCCCACGCAAACTCAAATTCCCTGAGCCTCAAGAGGTGGTGGAAGAGTTGAAGAAGTACCTGTCGTAG
- the TMX2 gene encoding thioredoxin-related transmembrane protein 2 isoform X3, which produces MFSKVANAILFFRLDIRMGLLYITLCIVFLMTCKPPLYMGPEYIKYFNDKTIDEELERDKRVTWIVEFFANWSNDCQSFAPIYADLSLKYNCTGLNFGKVDVGRYTDVSTRYKVSTSPLTKQLPTLILFQGGKEVMRRPQIDKKGRAVSWTFCEENVIREFNLNELYRRAKKLSKAGDNIPEEQPVASTPTTVSDGENKKDK; this is translated from the exons ATGTTTAGTAAAGTGGCCAACGCAATTCTCTTCTTCCGCTTGGATATTCGCATGGGCCTACTTTACATCACACTCTGCATAG TGTTCCTGATGACGTGCAAACCCCCCCTATATATGGGCCCTGAGTATATCAAGTACTTCAATGATAAAACCATTGAT GAGGAACTAGAACGGGACAAGAGGGTCACTTGGATTGTGGAGTTCTTTGCCAATTGGTCTAATGACTGCCAATCATTTGCCCCTATCTATGCTGACCTCTCCCTTAA ATACAACTGTACAGGGCTAAATTTTGGGAAGGTGGATGTTGGACGCTATACTGATGTTAGTACACG GTACAAAGTGAGCACATCACCCCTCACCAAGCAACTCCCTACCCTGATCCTGTTCCAAGGTGGCAAGGAGGTAATGCGGCGGCCACAGATTGACAAGAAAGGACGGGCTGTCTCATGGACCTTCTGTGAG GAGAATGTGATCCGAGAATTTAACTTAAATGAGCTATACCGGCGGGCCAAGAAGCTATCAAAGGCTGGAGACAATATCCCTGAGGAGCAGCCTGTGGCTTCAACCCCCACCACAGTGTCAGATGGGGAAAACAAGAAGGATAAATAA
- the BTBD18 gene encoding BTB/POZ domain-containing protein 18 produces MCSPASPKILYRNPRFLRLAFLQLHHQQQSDVFCDVLLQAEGEAVPAHCCILSACSPFFTERLQRERPAQGRKVVLELGGLKISTLRKLVDFLYTSEMEVSQEEAQDVLSAARQLRVSELESLQLEGGKLVKAPQGRRLNRECLQPTSAAPISARVVTPSHHPHTPLPTTQTPCPLGAIRLKSLGKEEGPQENNRQNADNLSGTLLLKRKARACPTPQEKNSSPSSHSQEPRENKNDTALDPTVLSPPSLYPSVDRHLLPRKIRLSRSKPSPDICTSKPSSILSGSSSVPATPGRRLWRQRSVNKEAPEDKPKPGRASPLQSTPNPSGLGKTGGSRKRSPEVRAPNSDSAEEGQVGRVKLRKIVNGTCWEVVQETPLKNSQDSPQIPDPRGDFQEPSGTQPFSGNEQEMSPTRTELCQDSPMCTKLQDILVSASHSPDHPVVKSEFESSPELVEKEPMLAIDCREPYAFDTALLEQPCEAEEYRITSAAATSELEEILDFMLCGSDIEPPIGSLESPGAEGCRTPTYHLTETGKNWIEGEEWCLPDMELWPRELTELEKEPAGENREPTELLSPLVMPSEVSEVLSVGGRWTPDLEITSSQPLDGQEDKLLHVSSLDTPQRSYGDLSPPCSNWVETGLEVSLTTDELLYPSPKAGKEVSGHSELLGSLPASSEEEEIDVVDWTAEGRLVPTTVPSVWPDPSSESETEVDILT; encoded by the exons ATGTGCTCTCCTGCCAGTCCCAAAATCCTATACAGGAACCCCCGGTTCCTCAGGTTAGCTTTTCTGCAGCTTCATCACCAGCAGCAGAGTGATGTGTTCTGTGATGTCCTTCTGCAGGCAGAAG GTGAGGCAGTTCCAGCTCACTGCTGCATCCTGTCAGCTTGCAGCCCCTTCTTCACAGAGCGCCTGCAGCGGGAGAGGCCAGCTCAGGGTCGGAAGGTGGTGCTAGAGCTGGGTGGCCTGAAGATCAGCACACTTAGGAAGCTGGTGGACTTCTTGTATACCTCAGAAATGGAAGTATCTCAAGAAGAAGCCCAGGATGTGCTATCTGCTGCCCGTCAGCTCCGTGTGTCTGAGCTGGAATCCCTTCAGCTTGAGGGTGGAAAGTTGGTGAAGGCCCCACAGGGCCGAAGGCTGAACCGAGAGTGCTTACAACCAACAAGTGCTGCACCAATCTCTGCCAGAGTGGTGACACCCAGCCACCACCCTCACACCCCACTGCCTACTACTCAAACTCCTTGTCCTCTTGGGGCAATAAGATTGAAGTCCTTGGGGAAGGAAGAGGGGCCCCAGGAGAACAACCGACAGAATGCAGACAATTTGTCTGGCACTCTTCTGCTCAAGAGGAAGGCCAGAGCCTGCCCAACTCCACAAGAAAAAAACTCTTCACCATCAAGCCATAGTCAAGAGCCTAGAGAGAACAAGAATGACACTGCCCTTGATCCTACAGTGCTCTCCCCACCCAGCTTGTACCCCTCTGTGGATAGACACCTGTTGCCCAGAAAGATCAGGCTCAGTCGCTCAAAGCCATCTCCTGATATCTGTACATCAAAGCCCTCCAGCATTTTAAGTGGATCTAGCTCGGTGCCTGCAACCCCTGGCCGGCGTCTCTGGCGGCAGAGGAGTGTAAATAAAGAAGCACCAGAGGACAAGCCAAAACCAGGCAGAGCTAGTCCTCTGCAGAGCACCCCAAACCCATCTGGTCTGGGAAAGACAGGTGGGAGCAGGAAGCGGAGCCCTGAAGTCAGGGCACCTAACTCAGACTCTGCAGAGGAGGGGCAGGTTGGGAGAGTTAAACTTAGGAAGATTGTCAATGGGACTTGCTGGGAAGTGGTACaagagactcctctcaaaaactCTCAAGATAGCCCCCAGATCCCAGATCCCAGAGGAGACTTCCAAGAGCCTTCAGGAACTCAGCCATTCTCCGGTAATGAGCAGGAAATGTCACCTACTAGAACAGAACTGTGTCAGGACTCCCCCATGTGCACTAAGCTACAAGACATTCTGGTCTCTGCTAGCCACTCCCCAGACCACCCAGTGGTGAAGTCAGAGTTTGAGTCCAGTCCAGAACTGGTAGAGAAGGAACCTATGTTGGCTATTGACTGCAGAGAACCCTATGCATTTGACACAGCTCTGCTGGAGCAGCCCTGTGAGGCTGAGGAGTACCGAATCACAAGTGCTGCTGCCACCAGTGAGCTGGAGGAGATCCTGGACTTCATGCTCTGTGGCTCAGACATTGAACCACCTATAGGGTCTCTGGAGAGTCCAGGGGCTGAGGGCTGCAGAACGCCTACCTACCATCTGACAGAAACAGGAAAGAACTGGATTGAAGGGGAAGAATGGTGTCTACCAGACATGGAACTCTGGCCCAGGGagctcacagaattggaaaaggaACCCGCTGGTGAGAACAGAGAGCCAACTGAGCTCCTTAGCCCCCTTGTCATGCCCTCTGAGGTGAGTGAAGTGCTTTCAGTAGGAGGCCGTTGGACACCAGACCTTGAAATTACCAGCTCCCAGCCACTGGATGGTCAGGAAGACAAACTTCTCCATGTCAGCTCCCTTGATACTCCCCAGAGGTCTTATGGGGACCTCTCACCTCCctgctcaaactgggtggagacTGGGCTGGAAGTCTCCTTGACTACAGATGAGTTATTATACCCTTCTCCCAAGGCAGGCAAGGAGGTATCTGGTCACTCTGAACTACTAGGCTCActtcctgccagctctgaagaggaAGAGATTGATGTGGTGGACTGGACAGCAGAGGGGAGGCTGGTACCCACTACTGTTCCCTCCGTGTGGCCTGACCCTTCCTCAGAGTCAGAAACAGAGGTAGATATACTAACATAG